From Sceloporus undulatus isolate JIND9_A2432 ecotype Alabama chromosome 6, SceUnd_v1.1, whole genome shotgun sequence, one genomic window encodes:
- the LOC121932563 gene encoding dynein axonemal heavy chain 2-like, with amino-acid sequence MLKKHKEKFKTSLIHCADDLKKKAQSLLQDFSTNGPFTSALSADAALDQIAAMRQLLAKLKEEENTLRSNLGIFKIDQPASKDLQKLERELDYIQQVWEITKEWEDH; translated from the exons ATGCTCAAGAAGCACAAGGAAAAGTTCAAGACAAGTCTGATCCATTGTGCAGATGACTTGAAAAAGAAGGCCCAAAGTCTCCTTCAAGACTTCAGCACCAATG GTCCTTTCACCAGTGCCTTGTCTGCTGATGCAGCCCTAGACCAAATTGCAGCCATGAGGCAGTTGCTGGCCAAAttgaaggaggaagagaacacTCTTCGCTCTAACCTGGGCATCTTCAAGATTGATCAGCCAGCCTCCAAAGACCTTCAGAAGTTGGAGAGA GAGCTGGACTACATTCAGCAAGTGTGGGAGATTACAAAGGAGTGGGAGGACCACTGA